One window of Trinickia caryophylli genomic DNA carries:
- a CDS encoding MlaC/ttg2D family ABC transporter substrate-binding protein, translating into MKRFFLISLFAAFVSFGGAAFAQQATVNSVDTNSPDAMIKTVTTQVLDTIRADKSIRSGDINRITEVVNKQILPYTDFRRTTQLAMGRAWRSATPQQQDQMVEQFKMLLIRTYSGALSQFRDQQVQFKPFRANAGDTDVVVRSSVINNGQPVELDYRLYKTAQGWRVYDLNVAGAWLIQAYQQQFSQKINESGVQGLIQFLTQRNEELAAGKQPS; encoded by the coding sequence ATGAAAAGATTCTTTCTGATTTCTCTCTTTGCCGCGTTCGTCTCGTTTGGCGGCGCCGCTTTCGCCCAGCAGGCCACGGTCAACAGCGTCGATACGAACTCGCCCGACGCCATGATCAAGACTGTCACGACACAGGTGCTCGACACCATTCGTGCCGACAAGTCGATTCGCAGCGGCGACATCAACCGCATCACGGAAGTCGTCAACAAGCAGATCCTGCCCTACACCGACTTCCGGCGCACGACCCAGTTGGCGATGGGCCGCGCATGGCGCTCGGCTACGCCGCAGCAGCAGGATCAGATGGTCGAACAGTTCAAGATGCTGCTTATCCGCACGTATTCGGGCGCGCTGTCGCAATTCCGGGATCAGCAGGTGCAATTCAAGCCGTTCCGCGCGAACGCGGGCGATACCGACGTCGTCGTGCGCAGCTCGGTTATCAACAATGGCCAGCCCGTGGAACTCGACTACCGTCTCTACAAGACGGCGCAAGGCTGGCGGGTCTACGATCTGAACGTGGCCGGCGCGTGGCTGATCCAGGCTTACCAGCAGCAGTTCTCTCAGAAGATCAACGAAAGCGGCGTGCAGGGCCTGATCCAGTTCCTCACGCAGCGCAACGAGGAGCTTGCCGCCGGCAAGCAGCCGTCGTGA
- a CDS encoding MlaA family lipoprotein encodes MQTTRAKNVTMAIAAAVLAGCASVPTPTPGDPLEGFNRGVFKFNDTLDQYALKPVAKGYQWAVPEPVRRSVTNFFSNIGDVYIAANEIVQLKIADGVGDIMRVAINTIFGVGGLFDVASQARLPKHASDFGVTLGHYGVPSGPYLVLPLLGPSTVRDAAGLVVDYYGNPLTYVEPSSVSWALYGVNLVNTRANLLTTVDVLSGAALDKYSFIRNAYLQRRRFLITGGGDGQPLPDYDQSLPKYDDDGAGTGAAAAPAGASAPATGQAASAAQAEAASAASGTAVPAAVGGPDTGTVPGQQYVPPPQRSGLPVIRLK; translated from the coding sequence ATGCAGACCACGCGCGCCAAAAACGTGACGATGGCCATCGCGGCGGCGGTTCTCGCGGGATGTGCGTCGGTTCCGACGCCCACCCCGGGCGATCCGCTTGAGGGCTTCAATCGCGGAGTGTTCAAGTTCAACGATACGCTGGACCAGTACGCGCTCAAGCCGGTGGCGAAGGGCTATCAATGGGCCGTGCCGGAGCCCGTGCGCCGGAGCGTCACGAATTTCTTTTCGAATATCGGCGACGTCTATATCGCCGCCAACGAGATCGTGCAGTTGAAGATCGCCGATGGTGTCGGCGACATCATGCGCGTGGCGATCAATACGATCTTCGGGGTCGGCGGCCTGTTCGACGTGGCCTCGCAGGCACGGCTGCCCAAGCATGCCTCGGACTTCGGGGTGACGCTCGGCCATTACGGTGTGCCGTCTGGCCCGTACCTGGTGCTGCCGCTGCTCGGGCCGAGCACGGTGCGCGATGCGGCTGGCCTCGTCGTCGATTATTATGGCAATCCGCTCACGTACGTCGAGCCATCGTCGGTGAGCTGGGCTCTGTACGGCGTCAATCTCGTGAATACGCGCGCCAATTTGCTGACGACCGTGGATGTGCTGTCGGGCGCGGCGCTCGATAAATATTCCTTTATCCGCAACGCCTATTTGCAACGGCGGCGCTTCCTGATCACGGGTGGCGGCGACGGCCAGCCGCTGCCGGACTACGATCAATCGTTGCCGAAATACGACGACGACGGCGCGGGAACCGGTGCCGCCGCGGCGCCGGCCGGCGCGTCCGCACCGGCCACCGGGCAGGCCGCTTCGGCGGCGCAGGCGGAGGCCGCCTCGGCGGCGTCCGGCACGGCTGTCCCGGCCGCGGTAGGCGGCCCGGATACAGGTACCGTACCGGGGCAGCAATACGTGCCGCCGCCGCAACGCTCGGGTTTGCCCGTCATTCGTCTGAAGTAG
- a CDS encoding thiazole synthase, which produces MNPASAADALTLYGATFASRVLLGTSRYPSLQSLSDSIEAARPGMVTVALRRQMNAETAEAGFFDLLKRHGVPLLPNTAGCQTVDEAVTTAHMAREVFDTDWIKLEVIGDDYTLQPDPVALVEAATRLVKDGFKVLPYCTEDLVIGRRLVDAGCEALMPWGAPIGTGKGVINPYGLRVLRKRLPGVPLIVDAGLGVPSHACQVMEWGFDGVLLNTAVSQATEPARMARAFAMAVEAGRSAFVAGPMDERDSAQASTPVVGMPFWHQDGH; this is translated from the coding sequence ATGAACCCCGCTTCCGCCGCCGACGCCCTGACACTCTATGGCGCCACTTTCGCGAGCCGCGTGCTGCTCGGCACGTCGCGCTACCCGTCGCTGCAATCGCTGTCCGATTCGATCGAAGCGGCCCGGCCCGGCATGGTCACGGTCGCGCTGCGCCGCCAGATGAACGCCGAGACCGCCGAGGCCGGCTTCTTCGATCTGCTCAAGCGCCATGGCGTGCCGCTGCTGCCCAACACGGCCGGCTGCCAGACCGTGGATGAAGCCGTCACCACGGCGCACATGGCGCGCGAGGTGTTCGACACCGACTGGATCAAGCTCGAGGTCATCGGCGACGATTACACGCTGCAGCCCGATCCCGTCGCGCTCGTCGAGGCCGCCACGCGCCTCGTCAAGGACGGCTTCAAGGTACTGCCCTACTGCACGGAAGACCTCGTCATCGGCCGCCGCCTCGTCGATGCCGGCTGCGAGGCATTGATGCCCTGGGGCGCGCCGATCGGCACCGGCAAGGGCGTCATCAATCCGTACGGTCTGCGCGTGCTGCGCAAACGCCTGCCCGGGGTGCCGCTCATCGTCGATGCGGGGCTCGGTGTGCCTTCGCACGCGTGCCAGGTGATGGAGTGGGGCTTCGACGGGGTGCTGCTCAATACGGCCGTTTCGCAGGCGACGGAGCCGGCGCGCATGGCGCGCGCGTTCGCCATGGCCGTGGAGGCGGGGCGCTCGGCTTTCGTCGCGGGGCCAATGGACGAGCGCGACAGCGCGCAGGCAAGCACGCCGGTGGTCGGCATGCCGTTCTGGCACCAGGACGGGCATTGA
- the tssF gene encoding type VI secretion system baseplate subunit TssF: MEELLPHYERELSYLRRYAGHFAERYPKIAGRLAATGEHADDPHIEQMIKAIALLDARIGRKLEHDYSQCVEALFDVLHPHYLRPFPACSIAQFSVAATHFGSGPCCKTLQRGTELISRTINGVECRFKTAYDVTLAPLTISEARYSPAATAPVVVPLHAAGIVSITFESAAPKIDLCALGVRAVRLYLNGEPSFVAALADGLFIHALASYVELDSDRRWKPLAAVPIMQVGFGEEDALLDYPTRSHPAYRPLSEYSGFQEKFDFADVDLGAMLDTAGACRRVTLHLILKEGHGNPLAGRLLETLSAAHFKLFATPVVNLCQRPGEPIRVTHCELAYPVVADARHASAYDIYSIDAVRLVRQTPEREAIIDFRPFFSLRYGEDEQHAYYWFAHRDEAVASMSPGYETEISVIDTGFDPTTAQTDTLSLELTCTNRDLPSRLAVGLEGGDLFLDEGAGDGLVAGIAMLRRPTQTLRFERSDELPLRLTSHLALDHVSLTDMHAEALKAVLALYDLRRSVVSSRHIDGIVGIEPRDAVRELPGNPFTTAVQGVEVRLTIDEGHFVGSSIATFVGAINTFLGYYVQLNSFVQLTVVSAHTGHEIVRCRPRSCDLVFE; this comes from the coding sequence ATGGAAGAACTGCTACCGCACTACGAGCGCGAATTATCGTATTTGCGCCGCTATGCCGGTCACTTTGCCGAGCGATACCCCAAGATTGCCGGACGGCTTGCGGCCACCGGCGAGCACGCCGACGATCCGCATATCGAGCAGATGATCAAGGCGATCGCTTTGCTCGACGCTCGGATCGGCAGGAAACTCGAGCATGATTATTCGCAATGCGTCGAGGCATTATTCGACGTTCTTCACCCCCACTATCTGCGGCCGTTTCCGGCCTGTTCGATCGCCCAGTTTTCCGTGGCGGCAACACATTTCGGCTCCGGCCCATGCTGCAAAACGCTCCAACGCGGCACGGAGCTGATCAGCCGGACGATCAACGGTGTCGAGTGCCGATTCAAGACGGCTTACGACGTGACGCTTGCGCCGCTAACGATCAGCGAGGCGCGCTATTCGCCGGCCGCCACCGCCCCTGTCGTGGTGCCGTTGCATGCGGCGGGGATCGTCTCCATTACATTCGAATCGGCAGCACCGAAGATCGATCTGTGTGCGCTCGGCGTACGTGCCGTGCGCCTGTATTTGAATGGCGAGCCCTCGTTCGTTGCCGCGCTCGCGGACGGTCTCTTCATCCATGCGTTGGCAAGCTACGTGGAGCTCGACAGCGATCGTCGCTGGAAGCCTTTGGCGGCAGTGCCGATCATGCAGGTCGGCTTTGGCGAGGAAGACGCACTGCTCGATTATCCGACGCGGTCTCATCCGGCATACCGACCGCTATCCGAGTATTCCGGCTTCCAAGAGAAGTTCGATTTCGCCGATGTCGATCTCGGCGCGATGCTCGATACGGCAGGGGCATGCCGGCGGGTGACGCTGCATTTGATTCTCAAGGAGGGACACGGCAACCCCCTCGCTGGACGGCTGCTGGAGACGTTGTCGGCGGCGCATTTCAAGCTGTTTGCGACGCCCGTCGTCAACCTGTGTCAGCGGCCCGGCGAACCCATTCGCGTGACGCACTGCGAACTCGCGTATCCGGTTGTGGCGGATGCACGTCACGCGAGCGCTTACGACATTTATTCGATCGACGCCGTGCGCCTTGTACGCCAAACGCCCGAGCGTGAGGCCATCATCGACTTCAGGCCGTTCTTTTCGCTGCGATACGGCGAAGATGAGCAACACGCATATTATTGGTTCGCTCATCGCGACGAGGCGGTGGCTTCGATGAGTCCCGGCTACGAAACGGAGATTTCCGTGATCGACACCGGGTTTGACCCGACCACCGCTCAAACGGATACGTTGAGCCTTGAACTCACCTGTACCAACCGGGACCTACCGTCGAGGCTCGCCGTGGGGCTCGAGGGTGGCGACCTTTTCTTGGACGAGGGTGCTGGCGACGGCTTGGTGGCCGGTATCGCGATGCTCCGCCGGCCGACGCAAACCCTGCGTTTCGAGCGCAGCGACGAGTTGCCGTTGCGGCTGACCTCGCACCTGGCGCTCGACCATGTTTCTCTGACAGATATGCACGCCGAAGCGCTCAAAGCAGTGCTGGCGTTATACGACCTGCGGCGTTCCGTCGTATCGTCGCGTCATATCGACGGAATCGTGGGCATCGAGCCGCGCGACGCCGTGCGGGAGCTGCCCGGCAACCCGTTTACGACGGCCGTGCAAGGTGTCGAAGTGCGTTTGACCATCGACGAAGGCCATTTCGTCGGAAGCAGCATCGCGACGTTCGTGGGCGCGATCAATACGTTTCTCGGATATTACGTCCAGCTCAACAGCTTTGTGCAATTGACAGTCGTGTCGGCGCATACGGGCCACGAGATCGTGCGGTGCAGGCCGCGCAGTTGCGATTTGGTGTTTGAGTAA
- the mlaD gene encoding outer membrane lipid asymmetry maintenance protein MlaD: protein MTMKKTVLDFWVGLFVVLGFIALLFLALKAGNMSSLSFQPTYPVKLKFDNIGGLKVRAPVKSAGVVVGRVASIGFDTNTYQAVVTVDLDKQYPFPKDSSAKIQTAGLLGEQYIGLEPGGDTEMLKAGDTITMTQSAIVLENLIGQFLYGKAADAGGAKAAPAPAVPAAPTPPAVSASAPASASAPGAGG from the coding sequence ATGACGATGAAAAAGACTGTTCTCGACTTCTGGGTCGGCCTGTTCGTGGTGCTCGGTTTCATTGCGCTGCTGTTTCTCGCGCTGAAGGCCGGCAACATGAGCTCGCTCTCGTTTCAGCCGACGTACCCCGTGAAGCTGAAGTTCGACAATATCGGGGGGCTCAAGGTCCGGGCGCCCGTCAAGAGCGCCGGCGTGGTCGTGGGCCGTGTGGCGTCGATCGGCTTCGATACGAACACTTATCAGGCCGTCGTCACGGTCGACCTCGATAAACAGTATCCGTTTCCGAAGGACTCGTCGGCGAAGATCCAGACGGCGGGCCTGCTCGGCGAGCAGTACATCGGGCTCGAGCCGGGCGGCGACACCGAAATGCTGAAAGCCGGTGACACGATCACGATGACGCAATCGGCCATCGTGCTCGAGAACCTCATCGGTCAATTCCTGTACGGCAAGGCTGCCGACGCGGGTGGCGCGAAGGCGGCGCCCGCGCCGGCGGTACCCGCGGCGCCGACGCCGCCCGCCGTATCCGCATCCGCGCCGGCCAGTGCCTCGGCGCCGGGGGCCGGCGGTTGA
- the tssE gene encoding type VI secretion system baseplate subunit TssE, with amino-acid sequence MNRFQPGLLDKLFGDSPNEPASAVVRQLSLDELKGAVARHIESLLNARVAFTDERLGKFTECKRSVLTYGLNDFAGLSLASHDDRTTICNSIERAIERHEPRLKQVMVKLELNAQSTNALCFAIQALLVVHPAEEPVNFDAMLQPSTLHYSVTRARTKRP; translated from the coding sequence ATGAATCGTTTCCAACCCGGCCTGCTCGACAAGTTGTTCGGTGATAGTCCGAATGAGCCAGCGTCCGCCGTCGTACGGCAGTTGTCGCTGGATGAGCTCAAAGGCGCTGTTGCGCGGCATATCGAGTCGCTCCTCAATGCCCGCGTTGCGTTTACGGACGAACGTCTTGGGAAGTTCACCGAATGCAAGCGATCGGTACTGACCTATGGGCTGAACGATTTCGCGGGGCTGAGTCTCGCGAGCCATGACGACCGCACAACCATCTGCAATTCGATTGAGCGGGCGATCGAGCGACACGAGCCCAGGCTCAAGCAAGTGATGGTGAAACTGGAGCTCAACGCGCAGTCCACGAACGCGCTGTGCTTCGCCATTCAAGCATTACTGGTGGTGCATCCGGCGGAGGAGCCAGTCAATTTCGACGCCATGCTGCAACCGTCCACGCTGCACTATTCGGTCACTCGCGCGCGTACGAAAAGGCCCTGA
- a CDS encoding FAD-dependent oxidoreductase — MHDKPDFAVLGGGLVGRLVAWQLAGEGHRVALYERGDARGAGSAAWVAAAMLAPFAEAASAEPLLVELGAASLDAWPAITAQLPEPVFFQRNGTLVVWHRADRAEASLFERRVRANAPASLVANGDLASLDAASLGAAEPLLAGRFSQGLLLPREGQLDNRQVLAALAAGLAERRVELHWQTAVEDLALPAAHVTIDCRGLGAKAAWPALRGIRGEVARVQAPGIALARPVRMLHPRYPIYIAPKEDGVFVIGATEIEGEDMSPVSVRSALELLSAAFAVHPAFGEARILELGTQCRPTLPDHRPSIVWDGAARIAVNGLYRHGFMIAPEVARTAAELARALVERRVADADGFAAWRGGSRWAQMLHMAGQREAVAAGA, encoded by the coding sequence ATGCACGATAAGCCCGATTTCGCCGTGCTCGGCGGGGGGCTCGTGGGCCGGCTCGTGGCATGGCAACTCGCGGGCGAAGGCCACCGCGTCGCGCTGTACGAGCGCGGCGATGCCCGCGGCGCCGGCTCGGCCGCCTGGGTTGCCGCCGCCATGCTTGCGCCGTTCGCCGAGGCAGCAAGCGCTGAGCCGCTGCTCGTCGAGCTCGGTGCCGCTTCGCTCGACGCATGGCCTGCGATCACCGCGCAGCTGCCCGAGCCGGTTTTTTTCCAGCGCAACGGTACGCTCGTGGTATGGCATAGGGCCGATCGCGCCGAGGCCTCGCTGTTCGAGCGCCGGGTGCGCGCGAATGCACCCGCCTCGCTCGTGGCCAATGGCGATCTTGCCTCGCTCGACGCGGCGAGCCTCGGCGCGGCGGAGCCCTTGCTCGCAGGCCGCTTCAGCCAGGGATTGCTGCTGCCGCGCGAAGGCCAGCTCGACAATCGGCAGGTGCTCGCCGCGCTGGCGGCCGGGCTCGCCGAGCGCCGCGTCGAGCTGCACTGGCAGACGGCCGTGGAGGATCTTGCACTGCCCGCTGCGCACGTGACGATCGATTGCCGTGGGCTCGGCGCAAAAGCGGCATGGCCCGCGCTGCGAGGCATTCGCGGCGAAGTCGCGCGCGTACAGGCGCCCGGCATCGCGCTGGCACGGCCCGTGCGGATGCTGCACCCGCGGTATCCCATCTACATCGCGCCGAAAGAAGACGGCGTGTTCGTGATCGGCGCGACCGAGATCGAAGGCGAGGATATGTCGCCGGTGAGCGTGCGTTCGGCGCTCGAACTTTTGAGTGCGGCGTTCGCCGTGCATCCGGCATTCGGCGAGGCGCGCATTCTCGAGCTGGGGACGCAATGCCGGCCGACCTTGCCCGATCACCGTCCGTCGATCGTCTGGGACGGTGCGGCCCGTATCGCGGTCAACGGCCTGTACCGCCACGGTTTCATGATCGCGCCCGAGGTGGCCCGGACCGCCGCCGAACTCGCCCGTGCCCTCGTCGAGCGGCGCGTGGCCGATGCCGACGGCTTCGCCGCTTGGCGCGGCGGCTCGCGCTGGGCGCAGATGCTCCACATGGCCGGCCAGCGCGAAGCGGTAGCGGCCGGCGCATGA
- the thiS gene encoding sulfur carrier protein ThiS translates to MVIHVNQKPLALPEGASVADALAAFGARPPFAVAVNGQFVARAQHAQRALAAGDRLDIVHPVAGG, encoded by the coding sequence ATGGTCATACACGTCAACCAAAAGCCGCTCGCGCTGCCCGAGGGCGCGAGCGTCGCCGACGCCCTCGCGGCCTTCGGCGCCCGTCCCCCGTTCGCCGTGGCCGTCAACGGCCAGTTCGTCGCCCGCGCGCAGCATGCTCAGCGCGCGCTGGCGGCCGGCGACCGGCTCGACATCGTTCATCCGGTCGCGGGGGGCTGA
- the thiE gene encoding thiamine phosphate synthase: protein MNRTLSFTGREVFWPPADELIEAAERIRAHLGEWPRAAAPWRLCLTPPDEPRMGDLIVVADEREHDAARPAWLAAGAGVLEATHTGVRLTLGGKRTALVGEPADDWLAALASFLDCGFDPADALVLALAWRDADESRGDDAWPCTLAHYPRIADLPAAPARPFAACPPRLGLYPVVPSAQWVERLVALGVGTIQLRLKDAPPARLADEIGRSVEAGRRHGARVFINDHWCEALEAGAYGVHLGQEDLDTADLSAIAAAGLRLGLSTHGYSEMLRAAHYRPSYLAFGAVFPTGTKMVPTAPQGLARLARFVRLFDGAFPLVAIGGITLESLPGVLATGVGSAAVVSAVTAAADPAAAVAALEAAFAAAPVQRR from the coding sequence ATGAACCGCACGCTGTCGTTCACCGGACGCGAAGTCTTTTGGCCGCCCGCGGACGAACTGATCGAGGCGGCCGAACGGATCCGCGCCCACCTCGGCGAATGGCCGCGCGCTGCCGCGCCCTGGCGTCTGTGCCTGACGCCGCCCGACGAACCGCGCATGGGCGATCTCATCGTCGTGGCCGACGAGCGCGAGCACGATGCGGCCCGTCCGGCCTGGCTCGCGGCCGGGGCCGGCGTGCTGGAGGCGACGCACACGGGCGTGCGCCTGACGCTTGGCGGCAAGCGCACGGCGCTCGTGGGCGAGCCGGCCGACGATTGGCTCGCGGCACTCGCCAGCTTTCTCGATTGCGGCTTCGATCCCGCGGATGCGCTCGTGCTCGCGCTCGCCTGGCGCGACGCCGACGAGTCGCGTGGCGACGACGCCTGGCCTTGCACGCTCGCGCACTATCCGCGCATCGCGGACCTCCCGGCCGCGCCTGCGCGGCCCTTCGCCGCATGCCCGCCGCGGCTCGGGCTCTACCCGGTCGTGCCCAGTGCGCAGTGGGTCGAGCGGCTCGTGGCGCTTGGCGTCGGCACGATTCAGCTGCGCCTGAAGGATGCGCCCCCCGCGCGCCTTGCCGACGAAATCGGGCGCAGCGTCGAAGCCGGGCGCCGCCACGGCGCACGCGTGTTCATCAATGACCACTGGTGCGAGGCGCTGGAGGCAGGGGCCTATGGCGTGCATCTGGGGCAGGAAGACCTCGACACCGCCGATCTGTCCGCGATCGCCGCGGCCGGCCTGCGGCTGGGGCTGTCGACGCACGGTTACAGCGAGATGCTGCGCGCGGCGCATTACCGCCCGAGCTACCTTGCGTTCGGCGCCGTGTTCCCGACGGGCACCAAGATGGTGCCCACCGCCCCGCAGGGCCTCGCGCGCCTTGCGCGCTTCGTGCGCCTGTTCGACGGCGCCTTCCCGCTTGTGGCGATTGGCGGAATCACGCTCGAGTCGTTGCCGGGCGTGCTCGCCACGGGCGTGGGCAGTGCGGCGGTCGTGAGCGCGGTTACGGCCGCGGCGGATCCGGCGGCGGCGGTTGCCGCGCTCGAGGCGGCGTTCGCCGCCGCGCCTGTTCAGCGGCGGTAA
- a CDS encoding ABC transporter ATP-binding protein, translated as MPPSSSEPILELRNVDFGYDEGRLVLSNLNMRFSRGQVVAVMGGSGCGKTTVLRLIGGLERARRGEVNFHGRDMGKQTREGLYALRREMGMLFQFGALFTDMSVFENVAFALREHTDLPEALIRDLVLMKLNAVGLRGARDLSPSQISGGMARRVALARAIALDPELMMYDEPFAGLDPISLGITANLIRTLNQALGATSILVTHDVPESFAIADYVYFLANGGVLAEGTPAELRESVDPSVRQFIDGAPDGPFRFHYPTQTPLAADFGIGGGRA; from the coding sequence GTGCCGCCATCTTCTTCCGAGCCCATTCTCGAGTTGCGCAACGTCGATTTCGGCTACGACGAAGGGCGCCTCGTTCTTTCCAACCTGAACATGCGCTTCTCGCGCGGACAGGTCGTGGCCGTCATGGGCGGCTCCGGCTGCGGTAAAACAACGGTGCTGCGCCTGATAGGCGGCCTCGAGCGGGCGCGGCGCGGCGAAGTGAATTTTCACGGCCGCGACATGGGCAAGCAAACGCGCGAGGGGCTCTACGCCCTGCGCCGCGAGATGGGTATGCTGTTCCAGTTCGGCGCGCTTTTCACCGACATGTCGGTGTTCGAGAACGTGGCGTTCGCGCTGCGCGAGCACACGGATCTGCCGGAAGCGCTGATCCGCGATCTCGTACTGATGAAACTCAACGCAGTAGGCCTGCGCGGCGCGCGCGATCTTTCGCCGTCGCAGATCTCGGGCGGCATGGCCCGGCGCGTGGCGCTCGCGCGCGCGATCGCGCTCGATCCCGAACTGATGATGTACGACGAACCGTTTGCGGGGCTCGACCCGATCTCGCTCGGCATCACGGCCAATCTGATCCGCACGCTCAATCAGGCGCTCGGGGCCACGTCGATTCTCGTCACGCACGACGTCCCCGAATCGTTCGCGATCGCCGATTACGTCTACTTTCTCGCGAACGGCGGCGTGCTTGCCGAAGGTACGCCGGCCGAGCTGCGCGAGTCGGTCGACCCGTCGGTGCGACAGTTCATCGATGGCGCCCCCGACGGCCCGTTCCGTTTCCACTATCCGACGCAAACGCCGCTAGCGGCGGATTTCGGCATCGGCGGAGGGCGCGCATGA
- the mlaE gene encoding lipid asymmetry maintenance ABC transporter permease subunit MlaE produces MISSVGRWVLDGVARTGYATRMFVRLVLEFFALLRRPNLVIKQLLFVGNYSLVIIAVSGLFVGFVLGLQGYYTLNRYGSEQALGLLVALSLVRELGPVVTALLFAGRAGTSLTAEIGLMKAGEQLTALEMMAVDPLSTVIAPRMWAGIIAMPLLAAIFSAVGVLGGYVVGVLMIGVDSGAFWSQMQGGVEVWADVGNGVIKSVVFGFAVTFVALFQGYEAKATPEGVSRATTRTVVYASLAVLGLDFLLTALMFS; encoded by the coding sequence ATGATCAGTTCGGTCGGGCGCTGGGTGCTCGACGGTGTTGCGCGCACGGGCTACGCCACGCGTATGTTCGTTCGCCTCGTGCTCGAGTTTTTCGCACTGCTGCGGCGCCCGAACCTTGTCATCAAGCAATTGTTGTTCGTCGGTAATTATTCGCTCGTGATCATCGCGGTCTCGGGGCTTTTCGTCGGCTTCGTGCTCGGGCTGCAAGGCTATTACACGCTCAACCGCTACGGCTCCGAGCAGGCCCTCGGGCTGCTCGTCGCGCTCTCGCTCGTGCGCGAGCTCGGGCCCGTGGTCACGGCGCTGCTTTTCGCGGGCCGCGCCGGCACTTCGCTTACGGCCGAGATCGGCTTGATGAAGGCTGGGGAGCAGTTGACGGCCCTGGAAATGATGGCCGTGGACCCGCTCTCCACCGTGATCGCGCCCCGCATGTGGGCGGGCATCATCGCGATGCCGCTGCTCGCCGCGATCTTCAGCGCCGTGGGCGTGCTGGGCGGCTATGTGGTGGGCGTGCTCATGATCGGGGTCGATTCCGGCGCGTTCTGGTCGCAGATGCAAGGCGGCGTGGAAGTGTGGGCGGACGTGGGCAACGGCGTGATCAAAAGCGTGGTGTTCGGCTTCGCCGTGACGTTCGTCGCGCTCTTTCAAGGCTACGAAGCGAAGGCGACGCCTGAAGGGGTTTCGCGCGCGACGACGCGCACCGTCGTCTACGCGTCGCTCGCCGTGCTCGGCCTCGATTTCCTGTTGACGGCATTGATGTTCAGCTAA
- a CDS encoding STAS domain-containing protein has translation MSADAGRFSSGATLTHASAKAALAAGLASIAGGATGVDCAPLAEFDSSALAVLLAWQRAAASRGGAFDIVNLPQGLASLAAVYGIDTLLSPQRRSVPEGVAAPL, from the coding sequence GTGAGCGCCGACGCCGGTCGTTTTTCGAGCGGCGCGACGCTCACCCATGCGAGCGCGAAGGCTGCGCTCGCGGCGGGTCTTGCGAGTATCGCGGGCGGGGCGACGGGCGTGGACTGCGCGCCGCTCGCCGAGTTCGACTCGTCGGCGCTGGCGGTGCTGCTCGCATGGCAGCGCGCCGCCGCTTCCCGCGGCGGCGCCTTCGACATCGTGAATCTTCCACAGGGGCTGGCGAGTCTCGCCGCCGTGTATGGCATCGACACCTTGCTGAGTCCGCAACGTCGGTCGGTGCCGGAGGGCGTCGCGGCGCCGCTCTGA